The nucleotide window GAGTATGTTGTCACCCTCAGAAGTGTGAAGGTCTTACATATATTACCTTATCTCAGGTATTTTTATACAGTTGTTTGGTTTCCAGAATAGCTCCAGCAAATCTGCTGAGCAAAGGGGCTGGTAATGGTTCCCAGACCAACTTTGCTTTGCAGTTGTACCAATGAACTAGCAcagattccttagaaaacaagGTATGCTATCAAAAACAGTAATTATCAGTTTTGAGGCTCCAGCTCTCTTAATGCAATGATACTCCTTTCCCTTTTAATAAAAGGTTCAAATacgtttactttttattttaaaaataaaattgattcatAAAGTGCAAGGAGAAATTATTTCTCTCCAGTTCTCCACATCCATCTTCAATGAGCTgttggaaacagaaaagaaaaattaaaattagaaatacataACAGAtaacttcaaattatttttactgtttagTTAAACCATGAACAATAAGATCTGGTGTtaccactgaggaaaccagatctgaaagagacacgtgcaccccaatgttcatcgcagcactgtttataatagccaggacatggaagcaacctagatgcccatcagcagatgaatggataaggaagctgtggtacatatacaccatggaatattactcagccattaaaaagaattcatttgaaccagtcctaatgagatggatgaagctggagcccattatacagagtgaagtaagccagaaagataaagaacattacagcatactaacacatatatatggaatttagaaaggtgataacaataacctgcaaaacagaaaaagagacacagaaatacagaacagacttttgaactttgtgggagaatgtgagggtgggatatttcaaaagaacagcatgtatactatctatggtgaaacagatcaccagcccaggtgggatgcatgagacaagtgctccggcctggtgcactgggaagacccagaggaatcgggtggagagggaggtgggaggggggatcgggattgggaatacatgtaaatccatggctgattcatatcaatgtatgacaaaacccactggaaaaaaaaataataataataaaaaaaaaaagatctggtgttacagataagaaaactgaaacccTGGAAGTTTGCAGAGCTCTAATGAAAAAGCCAAGACTAGATTCAAAGCTCCTGACTTCCAAGCCACTCACTGTTCTTTCTACTTTCCCAGCCTGCCAAAAAGCTAAGAATTTAGACTGGAGATGACAAAGCATGAATGCAAAGATGTACTATGGTGCtatcaaagatatttttaaatataaactgaTCAGGGAGAGAAAGAGTGGTAGGAACACCTCCACGGTCTGTCTTTTTGCTTTCTACTTTTTCGAGTGTTTTCCATTTTGAAGCTTAATGTTGTCAAGGTGCATAAATTTGCACGTGGTTAGGGCAGTCCCGTTAAACACGCACAGGAACTGAACTATGGCACTAAAGTGTGCGTTACCATGGAAAACAtaactttctcctctttctgggGCCCTTGAAACCCTTCTGCCCCAAGATATTCGTCTATCTCCAAAATCTGCCCTTAAAGCGCTGCTATAAATACTGCTCACCAACTCCAAGACAAGCCGGGCACTGCGGGCGGAGGGCATGAGACGGGCCTAGCTGTGGCCGAGGCGCCGCACGGGACAGGCTAGATGGTCTCGAGGTGGTCGCGCGGGAGTCGGCAGAGACCAACAGGGCGGGGATCTCAGGCCAGATCCAGCTTCTTCTGCGTCGCCGCCAGCTTGTCTTGCAGCCTCTTCTTCCTCCAGTCCAGGTAGCGCCGCCGCAGCCGGTTTGCCTGCCAGCCCACGAGCACTCCGGAGGCGAAAGCCACCAGTATAGACAACTGCAGCGTCCTCTCGGACACGTCCGCCATCGCGAACCCGGGGCCGTGCAGCGCGGCTACGGCGTGGCGGCGGGGTCAAAAGACCGAGCGCGTTCAGGGGCGGGCACATGCTGCGGCGCATCTCTTGAATCTCGTGGGTGGGTagagaatacgcctgcaatgcaaaagaacCGAGTTCGATCccggtcggcaagatcccctggagaaggaaatggcaacctcctccagtattcttgcctgggaaatcccatggacagaggagcctgtcaggctacagtccatggagtcgcaagaatCAGACAgagacttagcgattaaaccaccaccacctgttGAAGACTTGCTTGGCTCTCCTACATCCCCATCTTTCCCTCCTCAGAGCCCTTACCGCACGTGTTTGGCATTCATCAGATATTTCCTTGCATTATTACCTAATTTCAGTGGTGCCTCTTTCTAACCCCATGGGCAGTTCAACCTCTTTATATTTTCTCGAAGCCGTAGAATGTGAACCAAGTATGTGACTTTAaattttctgggggaaaaaaaaattttctggtaACTTATTAAGAATGCAAACAGATGAAATTGTTGTTAATATGTATTTTACTTAGTTTACATAGAGGAAGTTATTatgaggttttttctttttttatattaaaagtctATGAAATCTGGTGTAGATGTTATAATTAACCAAACATCTCAATTTGAACAGTAAATTTTTAGTGCAGATATTTGATCAGTTTCTAGAATTTGTAAAAGTTCGTTGAAAAGTTAGATTCACATACCCACATCGTTCCAAATACATGTAAAAATTTCTCCAACGACTGAGttgaatattgatttttatattaaaattcattaaattgtttttatagatttattttattttatttggctgcagcaggtcttggttgcagcatacAAGATCTTTTCAGATGTGGCATGGGAGCTTTTGgcctttcctggtagctcagctgctaaagaatctgcctgcaatgcaggagaccctgctggagaagggataggctactacccactccagtctggcctggaggattacatggactgtatagtccatggggttgcaaagagtcagacaggactgagtgactttcacttttacttgtgAGCTTTTAGGGGTGGCATTTGAGCTCTTAATTGCAGCGTgagggttctagttccctgactaggtatCAAACTTGGGTTCCCTGAACTGGGAgtttggaatcttagccactggaccaccagggaagtccctaaattgttttaaaaaattcaaaaattggtTCTTCAGTCACGCTAACCACATAGTCAGCTTCGTTGTTCagctagttgtgtctgactcttcgggaccccacggaccacagcacgccaggctcctgtgtccttcactgtctcccagagtttgctcaaactcatgtccgttgagccagtgatgttatctaaccatctcagcttctgccgtccccttcttttgcctttaatcttttctagcatcagggtcttttccaatgaattggctgttcatgtgaggtggccaaagtattggaacttcagcttccgcatcagtccttccagtggctcttcagggttgatttcctttcggattgactggtttgatctccttgcagtgcagggaCTGAGGAgaccataattcagaaagacgAACGCTCGCTGTTTCCTGAGCCCACTGGGCAGGGTGCCACCTGAGGGCGTTTCCAGGGTGGTCTTCCTGCGTGGTGTACTTTCCCCCCCGATACTTTCAGGACTAACTCCTTCACCTCCTTTAGGTTTCTGCCAACTGTCAGTTTCTCATCGGGACCTAGTTAAACGTCACAAGCCCAACAAATCCCTGCTGTCTGGTACTTCTGCTCTTTGTTTTCCTGCTTTGTTCTCCTACTCCATCCTCACCGCCCTTCATGTGCTGTGGAATtcattggcttggccaaaaatttcattcagggTTTCCATAGTATGTTaccaaaaatccaaacaaactttttggccaacccaatacttactTAATACAAAAACTGTTTATCTCCAGATCCCCTGCTACTATGTAAGCTACATgagggtgggttttttttgttttgttttgttttttggtctcaGTTGTATATTGATGAGTCCCAAGTGCCTACAATAATGGCTGGCacatagtgttagttgctcagttatgtctgactctccgtgaccccatggactgtagcccgccaggctcctccatccatgggattctccaggcaggagtactggagtgggtagtcgttcccttctccaggagatcgtcctgacccagggatcaaacctgggtctcctccattgccaGCAGattttgtttaccatctgaggttTGCACGTAACAGACACTTAGTAAACATTTCATGTTGAGTGACAGGCAGGGAGTGGTTACAAGAGGTTTATTTGTGGGTGATTGAACTAAATCTTCAATTGTGCCCACTGCCGCCCGCCTGTTCGCGGGGGATTCGaggaaataagaaatgagaaaatgtaacGGAGTTCAGATTTCGTTAGGCATATGTCCCTCCAGCCATAGGAacgaggacctcctaccttaaccggaagtcttctggaatctgagactgagccacGTGAGCTTTTTGCTGTCCCGGTTTCCAGCACGATGGTCCTCCTGTCACTTCCCttgtgctgggttttcttcaCGTTCCGCTTCTACCTCGGGAGCTTCActgagttgggctcctgctgcaCTTGGCCTCTTCCGAGcggaggttgtttcagccaggttaaacccGAGTCATGGAACCATAggtgtcaggcgagtgtatgctcctcggctcttgtctcgtcacaacaaagatttggagtgatggacgtTAAAGCCCTCAGCGTGTCATAGcgctcgggtcttggacagaccgtgttatagctcttagagaaatcagtgttacagctctactttatttagaagatagcagtaAAATCCATTTTCAAGGtgtgagggcacgtcgatccaaagacacgaagagaagagcGCCACAGCATGCGGGAGAGAGAGAAAGTCCTaaatggtcaacaaaagagtccaaaatgcagaacttggatgcaatctcaagaatgacagaatgatctctgtttgtttccaaggcaaaccattcaatatcacggtaatccaagcctatgccccaaccagtaatgctgaagaagctgaacggttctatgaagacctacaagaccttttagaactaatacccaaaaaggatgtctttttcattataggggactggaatgcaaaagtaggaagtcaagaaacacctgaagtaacaggcaaatttggccttggagtacagaatgaagcagggcaaagcctaatagagttttgccaagagaatgcactggtcatagcaaacaccctcttccaacaacacaagagaagactctacacatggacatcaccaggtggccaacaccgaaatcagattgattatattctttgcagccaaagatggagaagccctatacagtcagcaaaaacaagaccaggagctgactgtggctcagaccatgaactccttattgccaaattcagacttaaattgaagaaagtggggaaaaccactagaccattcaggtatgacctaaatcaaatcccttatgattatacagtggaagtgagaaatagatttaagagactagatctgatagacagaatgcctgatgagctatggatggaggttcgtgacattgtacaggagacagggatcaagaccgtccccaagaaaaagaaatgcaaaaaagcaaaatggctatctgaggaggtcttacaaatagctgtgcaaAGAAAAaacgtgaaaagcaaaggaaaaaaggaaagatacacccatttgaatgcagagttccaaaaaatagccaggagagataagaaagccttcctcagtgatctatgcaaagaaatacaggaaaacaatagaatgggaaagactagagatctcttcaagaaaattagagataccaagggaacatttcatgcaaaggtgggttcgataaaggacagaaatggtatggacctaacagaagcagaagatattaagaagaggtggcaagaatacacagaactgtacaaaaaagatcttcactacccagataatcacaat belongs to Cervus elaphus chromosome 11, mCerEla1.1, whole genome shotgun sequence and includes:
- the MTLN gene encoding mitoregulin, producing the protein MADVSERTLQLSILVAFASGVLVGWQANRLRRRYLDWRKKRLQDKLAATQKKLDLA